TTCCACGGCTATACTCTATAGCCGCCGGGAACAATACCACAACCCAGTCTCGACGTTGGCTGCATTCAAAGACTTGTGTCGCCACAGCTGCTCTGATATGTTTCCGCCTGACTAACAACGTACGGCTCAAACAAGTAAAGCGGCCAGTTGGCATCATCCCGGCTCACCTTGGCCAGAACCTTCCATTCTCCATTTCTCTTCTCAAAAACGTCGTCGTATGTTCCTGTGCTCACGACGCCCGTAGTGTTGGCTCTCCAGTCGACTCTCCAGTTCCAGTGCACGTAAGCCCGCTCATTCCCCCCGGCACTGGTattggatggcggcgagggaTAGTTTGGCAACGGGCCATCGGATATCTCGAAAGCGCCCACCGAGTGGCGCCACCGCGAAAGCGGGAAGACAGAGTGCGCGTAGTCATAGTTTGATCGGATCTCTCGTTCGCCGGTCATGATGGCATCGCGGTTGGGATCTAGGTACTTGTTAGCTTTCTGCCGAGCATCAGCAAATCGAGGGAGGCGCGCGTGTACCAATGACGCGGAAACTTCCTTCGGGCCAGTACAGCGAAGCATAGAGCTTTGCATTGTCGCAAGTGAGGCTGTGGTCAATGTATGACTGGTGCAATGAGAGTTGTTCAAAAATTGAGAAGCGATCCGTTGGGGTGAGCAAGCCAACCGTGCAAGCCGGATACCACACGAGCagcaaggaaaagaaatgatGTAGACGCAACATGGTGTCGGCagatttttttctttcttttcagTGAATTCTATGAGTTGCTTGAACTGTTATTTTGTTCTTGGTCGAAAATATCCCGGTggtttattttataataagtatttcAGATCGTGATACATGGTGTTTGCTCTTTGGAGCTACGTTACCCAAAGACAACCCGTCCCCGGATTAGTCAATGCTCTATAATTCTTATAAACAAGATAAAGAGTTTCTTGGCGGCTTATTTATGCCTCAATTTTCGTATTCATCCATGAAATTAGAGTTTGTTTAGTTTGTGCGTGCTTTGTTTAAGCAGCGCAGTAGTATCAGATGGGCACTGGAATTTCGGACTCGACGTTTATTCGTTGAAACATTGGAGACCTGGCTTCTGTACTATATCGGATCGGAACTGAAGCTTATTGGCTAGAGGAGCGCGTTGTGGTGGACATGCCGGGCGGTCCGCCTGACTAGAGATTCACTACTCGGAGCTATATTTTAGCGTGCCAAATGGGAGCTGTACTTTATGAATATCCCAGGCCGGAGAAGAGTCAATCTGGCGGGGTCGATTGCCAAAGACACCAAGAGGGGCATTGCCTGAGATTCAAGCAGTAGATATCTTGCATATTCTGACAAATCGACGTTGCATTCATCTCCATCAAGCCCACTATTTGTTCTAGAATTTCAAAGTCAATGTTGGAGTTCCGAGCGAGGCCCGTCTTGACAGGCTGGTGAAGCATTTATCAGGCTTACGTTGTATTCTCCTCCGATGAATGCGTCACCGTATCCCCTTGGCTATAAGGCTATTTGTAAAGAAGCCATCCACAAGAGATGCCCCCGCGCTATAATAATAGGCCCATTGTACCATTCAAGTAGCCTGTCCAACGTATAGATTTCACTTtgtaataagcttaaaacACACCATGACTGTGCGGACTGTCTCAACGCTAGCCTTGGCGGCTCTCAATACCTTTGTTACCGCATCCGCAAATGGCGCCACGCAACCTTTTGATAGCTGGTCGCACGGTCGCGTTCAGTTGGACGACGTGAGCATACATTTTCGATACGCGGGGTCTGGCCCGCCGATGCTACTTGTCCACGGCAACCCTCAGCATAGCGTACGTGTACGAGGGAATCTTTGCAGAGCAGGTGTTGACGATTCAATATAGTATACGTGGCGCACGATTGGTCCCATCCTGGCGAACCAGTACACCGTCATTGCTCCCGACAACCGCGGTACGGGCGATAGCTCAATCCCGGAAGACAACAACTACAGCtccgaggccatggcaggCGACCTGAAAGGGCTTCTTGACTTTCTGAAAATCAACCAGACTTTAGTCTTCTCCCACGACAAAGGTTCCGGTCCCGCCGTTGCTCTTGCTGCCCAGcatccaagtctggtgcctgCTCTGGGCGTTTCCGAGTATTTGCTCCCTGGATTCGGCTACGAGGAAAGCAGCTGTCCGTCATCAACGTGGGATCTATACTCTAATTGGCAACTTGCCTTCTTTAGCGTACCGGATGCGGCTGAGTTTTTCATCCGAGGAAAGGAGAAGGAAATGCTGGCCTGGTACTTTTACCATCAAAGCTACTCGGGCAACGAAGCCATACCGGAGCCGGTACTGCAACGCTACGCCAGCAGCATTAGCAAGCCAGGCTTCCTGCGCAGCATGCTGGGGCCCTTTTCTACTGCGAGCGTGAGAGCAGACAACAAATTTTTCACCGAGGTGCTACGGGACGCACCTTTGCAGATGCCAATGATTGCGATTGGGGCAGAAGCTAGCTTTGCTCCTGAGAGCACGATACGGGAGGTATGGGGTCCTGTTGCGTCCAACTTGACGGTAGATATTACGCCTAAATCTGGACATTGGATCGCCGATGAAAACCCGGAATGGGTCGCTGAGCGTTTGCGGGAGTactttggcggcatcagGGGGAACATTCAGCCAGCGGATCTGTCATGGCTGAGCAATAGAACTACACTTGTTTAGAATAACACAGAATTGCTTGCCTGCCCAATTTTACACCCATAGGTTGGCCGCTGACTGCCTCATATTAATCACGATATAGAGAACacgtgtgacaagggcttggtAGAGGGTTTGGACTTGATTCAAGGATAATGTCCTAGGGTGTAGCCACAGGTCGGCGTCCTGGATTAACTTCCCCAAGAACCTTTTGAACCCAATGAAAACTATTCGATTAATTTGCTGCTATTCACAAGCCCTCATCAGAAGTCCTTGTCACAGCAGGAGCACCTCTAGTGTAATGCCGTGCTCGACAAACTCGCAGAAGAATAATTACAAGACGCAATGCCACAGACTGGAGGTTTTATGTAGAAAATGATTACCTGAAATAGGAGGGAATGGTAGAAAGCCTCCCATAGAGAGCCTCCATGGCTATAGCTTTGATTGACGTGCTACCATTGGGATACTACGAAAGGAATTTCATCATTTTTGCATAGCTCTAGAGTGACTAGTATTCAAAGATGTGAAAAGGGCTCAATGAGGGCCTGTGAAAGACTTCAAATTCAATCTGATAGTCGTCTTTTGGGTTCAAAAGGTCCTTGGGGAATTCATTTTAGCGCCCCGACCTTTGACCTATCAGTCATCTAGGTCATTACTGCCCTGGGCTTTTATCCTTGACAGCCTGATACCACCTCTTGACCTCCTTGTGGTCCTTCACGATACACCCAGCCTGCCGAGGCCAACACGGAATCCGTACACACCGGGCAAAAATGCACGGCATACAGGTTAACTCAAACGTCGCAACCCTACCGCGTATCCAGACCGGCCTAACAGGCCGGCCGGCTACCTAATAGCTTAGGCGACCGCGAGCCAGAAATACCTTGTATACCGTGCATTTTTTCTTGCTGTGTACGGATTCCGTGTTGGCCTCGGCAGGCCGGCTGCCCGTTGTTGCACAGCCAAGTCGTAATAAAACCTCAAGGTAGAGGGATATCCAGAAGTACATCATCCTTTTTCTCGGGCAAACAAGATAGAATCAACTAGGACGTTGCTGCTAGTCGGACCATCACCGCCCGTTCGTTACGCCTCGCGCTGTGCTCGTCTGGAGAAGGGCATGAGACTGTAGATCTACACCATAGCCATCGTGCTGCCCGTCGCAGGAAAAGCTGAATCTTCGGTGCAGCACATGTGACGTTTCTGGTTCTCCCCTCCATCGAATGTCTATCGTTTATGCACATTCCTGCGCTCGAAACACTGTGGCTTCCCCGAAACTATCATGCCAtcgaaacattgaagctacCTGGCAAGTGCTGTCTTGAGCCACTGTTCCAGCCCGCTCATCGCTCGACGAGGCAGACCCTTGTATCTTTTATCATTGTAGGTGTCCTTGAGCGACTGTTGGAGCCGTTTCGCCCTGTTTATTGATATCCTGTTTGCCCCGGATGGATTTTCCTTTTGCAACAATGCATTCGCCTCATTTTCGAGCTCCAACCGCTGTTTCCGCAAAGCCGGTCCATCCGCCTCCTCTGCTGCGCAAAGCGCACAGTGGCATTTGAACCCCCATGTCCTTTGGATGGCTGCCGTCCTCGAGTCGTAGCCGCTCGACTCGTCATAGCTGTGTGTTATCTCCTCGCCAGCGGCGATCCGACGGGTAGCACGGAGGAGCATCAGGTCGCCCACGTAGTCCTTCTTGGCGTTTGAGACGCAAGAGTGGTTGATATATGCTGCACGCACCCAGAGTCCTGTGCTGGCGTTTGTGACATCTTCGTCCTCGGTTTGTTGACCAGGACCGAAGGCGTTCCGTTGGACAATGTCGTGGATCTGGAAAGTGTCAATTACGGGGTTGCCGTCTTGCTCGAGGGGTTTGCCGCCGAGACCCTTGTAGTCGCTGAAGAGATCCAGGACCTTGTGAGCCTGCGAGGGATTGTTCAGCAGGTTCTGCACCACGGCTTTGTGCAAGCCAGCAGGGAAGACGCGGATGGCGGCGTCATCCCGGACATCGCATGTGAGGGTGGAAAATGCCCCGGGCTCGTGGCCCCAAACAACGCAGAAGGCCTTCTCGCACATGATGGTCTCGCCAGGCTGAAAATCACGTCTGGCGAACAGACCGCGACCAGCTCCAGGGCTCTCCTTGACCTCGGTGTCGCCGTTGAAGCTTGCCGCGTCGGCCCGCCCCTGAGTCTTGGGCAGGTTGCTAACAATCTTGCTCAAGTCGTATACGCCAGCGGTTTGCTCTTGGATGCGCTTGTTGATTCGCCTCAAGTTGATCTGTGCCAAGCGGTTATCGGGCTCCAGTTTTAGCTGTTCGTCAAAGAAACGTTTTGCATCCTCGAAATCGCCTAGACTGTAGGCCGCGGTGCCAGCACGGTAGTAGGCCTTTGCATCCAAAAGCTTCTCGTCCGGGCCATCGCTATGGGTCAGAGATGAGAGTGCATCAGACCTTGCCTCCTCAAAGCGCTGAAGCAGAAGGTTGATGTAGGCTCGGTTCCGGTGGAGGTCGTTGCTCAAGGTATTGCTGGCCTCATCATCTTTTCCAATGTGACTCAAACCTTCGGTATAGCGGGCATGGGCCCGCGGAAAGTCTTTCTTCCCAAGTGCAGCGTTCCCTTCCTCCTTGCACATTACAGCCGTCCTGGCTGTGGACACTGAATCACTTTCCGTATTGCGCCATGACTCTGGACCATCGCTATATGTGGAAATAACAAGGTCTGACGGATGATCAATGCGGATTACAGGCTCCCCCTGGCTGTTGAGCGTGTAATATGGCTCCTTGACTAGAAAGACGGAGCCCAAGTCTAGAAGTTCCTGACCGTACTTGGACTTGTGCAAGAAAAGCTCGATCCTCTCTACATCGTCAACTGACTGTCCCTGCACAACCGCCCACGAGGACGCCTTCAATGCGACCACGGGGGATGCACGGCGCACTTTGAGAACATGCCCGCGATGGTGCGTCTCCATACACAGATCTGACAGTCCCATGGGCTTCAGGTCCGACAATGCCGTCGTGCACGGTAGGTACGGCGATCCGACCGCATATGCCGGCATGGTATCCGGGCTGTTCCGTTGCTGTGACAGGCCGAACAGGGACGACGCCATGTCTTCCATCAAGGACGAGCCAGTCGCTTGTTGGATCAAAGATTTTGCGTCATTGGGCTCCCGTCGTTGGCCCTTTTCCTCTTGACATTTCCGTCTTAGATCCTGAACTGTCTTTTGCACACGCACCGACTCCTCCGGCGTCATAAACAGCGTActgccggccatgatggattgGTATGTGCTCAAGCGCCACGTCTCGTAGCATCTAGATTCCTCAAACAATCAAGAGCCAACCGATTGGGTCGATTTTTTACTGATATTTCTTCCACGGCCTTGATTTGTGTGACCAGTCATGCCTTCAGCTGTGGTGGAGAACAATGCGGCAAATCTTCGGACCAGGTTTTGATGACTCATCACtgatgtgacaagggcagggtaactgggcttggaactGAGGGTTCAATTCAAACTATAATAATCGACTGTGGGttgtcaaaggtccttggttttggACGAGGCCTCAAGGGGCAAAAAATAAATACAAGAATCGATGAGGGCTTGTGCCTGAGGCAGCACTTACTTGTGACCGACTTCGGGCCTCGTGATGGTTGCTtctgttgttgtgtaacctttgttggcccaacgccctttGTTGTGTGCTAACCGTGTAACAACTGAACAGTTAACACCCATCCTTATTGAACCACAAAGAACTACTTCTTATAAATACAACTGTGTTCGTAAAGAATAATATCCTTATTTGTGAGAAAAATTGTGAAATTTGACTGTTGAGATGGAGTGTTCAGACAAAATCCTGAAGCAAGTCTACAAGCTAATGTGAGATATTCCCGAAGATGTGAAAATCGCGGCTCTATATTCAGAGAGAAAAGACCACTGGTTTTTTTCAACCGCTGTTTCATGCTTATAGGGAGAATGCCACGGGTGTTACAGGGGACTGCCGTTAATTTGCTTATATCCCTTCGCTTAACTTTTCCAGCCAATACGGACTATTGATGCCGGATCTGCTAAGAGACGAGACTTGTACGGCTCACCTGCAGGAGTTCCAGGTCTGAAAGTGGTGAGAGGTGTTTCCAGAAAAGCCAATGTCAGAAATAGCAGACCTGATGAAGCCTCCTTCGGGAGGTGTAATGTCTGATGCAGCGTCGGCCTTGTATACCATGTGAGGGAAGGATTCCCGCGGCTTAAACCTCAACCGGGCAAGCATGACTAGCAATGAATTTTCTTCTTATGATAGAATCCTTATGATAACATCCTGAGGAGCGCGTACGGCCAAAGCTGTCCAAGCCCCCGAGAAGTTGGGAAGCGCATTCGTGAAGAGCGAATCCTGCTGTTCGACTTGCTTAAATGCCTTGATAATGATGCGGCAGAGCGATGAAATCTCCGAGCAAGCTAGTAGCATCATTACTCAGGGAGAGGAAGTTGTGCCAACATTCAGCCATGAGTAAATGAGACAGGGTTTGTAGCTTAGACTTGCCCTCCCTTGTTCCTACATACATGTGCAGCGGATGCTGTTTAACGACATACCCATGAGGGGGTTCGCTGGGTTATGCGGCGTGAGTGAAGAACCGGATGAGGAATCCTCAACGCTCGGCTTACACTCGGAACATTTTCCTTCTGCTCTCTTCCCATCCTTTCGGCAATAGCGATTACTGAAAAGAAGGTATGCATTCTGAACAGGCGGCGAGAAGTCATCATGGTTTCTTAGTTATGACAATCAAGTCATTGACCAGAAAGACTCGCAGCATCAGTCCAACGGCTGAATGTCCCTTACATCTGCCATCCGTGCGGCCTTGGCTTTCATTCATGACATTGACATTAATTGATCGACCGCACTACTAACCTCTCCGGAGCATTCAATCCATTAAAGGTAAGCCCGTAATGAGCTCCTACGTATCATGCATGTTGTACTTGTTGTGGACCTTGGGATTTTCTTTTTAGTTCTTTTATTTTGCAACAATCGTGACAAATTTGACACTATGCTAGCTTCCACCAAACGACGGCCGAAGCCGCCCAGCCTACTAAACCGGAACG
The Metarhizium brunneum chromosome 7, complete sequence genome window above contains:
- the HYES gene encoding Soluble epoxide hydrolase, producing the protein MTVRTVSTLALAALNTFVTASANGATQPFDSWSHGRVQLDDVSIHFRYAGSGPPMLLVHGNPQHSYTWRTIGPILANQYTVIAPDNRGTGDSSIPEDNNYSSEAMAGDLKGLLDFLKINQTLVFSHDKGSGPAVALAAQHPSLVPALGVSEYLLPGFGYEESSCPSSTWDLYSNWQLAFFSVPDAAEFFIRGKEKEMLAWYFYHQSYSGNEAIPEPVLQRYASSISKPGFLRSMLGPFSTASVRADNKFFTEVLRDAPLQMPMIAIGAEASFAPESTIREVWGPVASNLTVDITPKSGHWIADENPEWVAERLREYFGGIRGNIQPADLSWLSNRTTLV